The genomic interval ctgcctgaggtttctgcctgttaaaaggaaatttttcctcaccactgtaactagctaaatactgcgatgtgcaatgctcatgatggattaaggtggggtcagactgagtcttaccctgtcttgaagttgggtctctgttcataatttgacatagtgtggtctagacctcctatgtttgtaaaacgtcttgagataacgtttgttgtgatttggcgctatacaaataaagattgattgattgattcttaaaacatacttttatcacagagccttcctggattttatctgaattttatttgactttattttattttaaccttcttaagaaatatattttgaaagaatttcattcctttagagttcttttaagggaattttatgtcttttaaaatgtgttcttttctttatcttgacttgtgtgtttttatgatctgcctgtattattttgctgcccatgtaaagcactttgtaacctggttttgaaaggtgctctacaaataaaattataattataattataattataattataattattattattattattacctgcTCATAAAACTCATTGACGATGCCTTCTGTCCACTTGAGGTGCAGGTCACGGACTTTAGCCGGTCCGTTGATGTCTGCCAGCTTGATACAGACTTGGCACACCAGCAGTCGGTCATTCTCATTGGTCCAATCAATTCCTGGACTGTTCACATCATTCACCTATTagcaaacaaagacagatgCTTTATACAACACATCACCTGGTTTGCCCTGCATGCTTTAAGCTGACTAAATTGGAAGAAATTAAAGAATCAATTAACAGATAAGGGTCTATTCTGGTTATATAACTCAGCAGAATGTGAAGACTTCTCCATGTCAGACCTTAGCATTGAACTCAGCCAGGAAGTCAAAGTGCTTCTTGAGGTCTGTAGCCAGTATGGCCTCGATGACAAGAAAGCGGAATCGCTTGAACTCCACGTGGTCCAGGTTGACCAGGAAGTTGAACTCGGGCCGGGACAGGTAGAGGCTCCAGGCAGATGCAGCGTGGTGGTTTTCCAGCACTGACCTGTCGTTGTACAGTACTGCCTAAAgagcaggaaaaagaaagatagcACATTAATAAGAGACTCCTTCAATTTCAGCTAAAAGGTCAGAACTATATTTGCTTGCATAATGCATATTGtaatggatttttaaaaaaagacagcacTCAGTAGATGAGATGAAAATGACATGAGGGTTTTTGGTTATGAGAGTAGAAAGGTAACAGCCGAGTATAGCTAAAGGAAAAAAGGTTAAATGCAGTTAAAGGAACCAAGAAAGGCTTAAAAGATCCTCTTCACAGACATGGTGGTTGTCAACATCACTAACAATCAATAGGTTCAGagttcctctcctttctttaaaCCCACTTTCCTGGGAATGGGACAAAACCCAGACAGTGTGAGTGCTATCACTGGTCgtgttgtgaaaatacaatatttaaacTGGGGCGATAAGTTAACCTTTCCCCTAACATCCCCTCACGGCTGACCACAGACACGGAGCACGCTTGAATTAACTAGTCATGTTGAGAGGATTCAATCTAATTTTTGATCTCCATTTGAGACAGAGtgtaaaaaatgatttattaagCCAGAGCTTTATGTCACTCTTAACCtaaccagagctcagaggtctgtatgtgctcagctgagatgtggtatccttcctctggcattagaaacaggtcgcttccactctgttccagaggaggagagaaagtgttccttgtgtgatctgggggaagttgaaaatgaaatgcactttttattctactgtccatcataccatgatctcaggtgcctccttttcaacaaaatgtcagaaaactatcctgatttgttttccatgtctgatgaagatagacttcagttcctgtttactcacaaagtgttccagtttgctcagtttgtgttaaatgctgttcagcagcatAGGAGCATACTCTATGTtggatttagttgttgtcactgtcaaatgtgtgacattactttaggtcattgctgggcatgtgcagtattgtaactgctcttcttttttctttttcttcttatgttgttgctcctattttgttttcttcttgtaagtccatatgggctgggcaccttttcGGTGCAtgacacgatgaataataaataaactaaactaaactaaactaaactaaactaaactaaactaaactaaatgaTAAAATCAGGATAAAATTGTAttagaaagttaaaaaaattgtGGTCCTGTGTGAGCATTAACTCTTCATCTAAAAAGACTACATGTTATCTAAAAAGCAGGATGTATAGTGTGGTTTTGCTTAAAGATATGACGCATGTTGGGAAAAGTCATGTAAGGAAAATGTTGACTGTAAAGTTAAAGATTAACAATAAAAGCTGCACGTATGGAGTTTCTATAGGATACTAATACAACATGAGGACAGTGAACTGTTTTTAGCTCTACAAATACAAAGTATAGGGGCAAAGTCGTGCAGAGCGCTGTTTCTAAAATAAATGTGGAGATTCAATGAAATCGCTAAATGCATACAGCTGGTTTGCGTGGGTGTTTGTGTGGGGGTTGATCTCTGTTAGCTTTTCTCTACAGGGGAGGTAGGGGAAAAAACAGACATGCAACTGAACACCTATGAAGTGCAGCTCAGTTGCAGCGTGTGCACTTTTCTAAAGCTTAAAACAAATCTAGGGAAAAGAAGGCGTGCTGATATTTTACACGTGCAGCACTCTCTGCAAAAatttaataatgattataattgATCGGGTTTGTATAGCGATTCtcatggtactcaaagtcgccttacagaaaaaaaaaataaaaataaagcaaatacttaaaacagaacagaacaaggacagaggtaaggcgggagtagaggttatgtatgttatgctttttggaacaggaaggtcttgaggtggtttttaaattattgaagtgagtcacagttgcggatgtgtggagggagagagttacAGAGAattggggcagcgatggcaaaggctctgtcccccaaggtgcggtgcttggacttggtgataggggacaggagattggcatctgaggatctgaggtgacgagatggggagtgatgtttgaggaggtcggtcaggtatgagggggcaaggttattgagggctttgtaggtgatgagcaggatcttgaagtggattcggtgctgtatggggagccagtggaggggcTGAAGCATGGGTGTGGAGCcagagtgggtgagtaaccgggcagctgagttcggGACATAAAGGActttttggaggtcagtggagggaagaccgtaaaggatgctgttgcaatagttGAGtttggaggttatgaaggctaAATGTCCTTTGAATACTGACAAAACACCTTTTACCAGgaaaaacaggacattttacAAAAAGGTGGCAACCaacatgcgtgtgtgtgtgtgtgacatcaaGTCATTGTCCATGTCTCTAAAAACACACAGTCCAGAACATATGTACATGGTGTTATCAGCTTACTGGATATGTCACCTGAATGGTAGGGTCACAGAGACAACGTGAGATACTCTGGGGGATGGTAACTCCACTCTTTAGTAACTTTGAGAGTATCTGAAACTTTCTCTGAAAGCCAAAATTGGTCTGCTGATTCAATCTACCACACTTTCAACAAGCCAGGTTACCTGAGGTGCGTTAGTGGCTACGAGAAAGGCGTTTGTGCGACCGGGGTGGTCATAGTCGTGCATTGCAGCTGCTACATAAAGGGCCATCAGCTCCAGGGCAGGTATGTTCCAGGCCAGGCAGCCGTAGCTGTCGTCAGAAATCGAGGAGCTCTTGGAGGATAAGTATGATATCCTGCCCGGAGAGATCCCGCTGTCTGAGTCTGAAACAAGATAAGGTGGATGTTCATCAGCATCacaatgagaaaagaaaaccaTGAATACACTGACATGTTCACTGTAACATCCAGCAGCTGTTTTTCTTGTATCACTGCCATGTCCTCATactcctctctgtgttcccgCTCATCAATAGACAGCTGTTGTCAGTGAGAGATGAGTGGGTGAGCATGGAGTCATTTCCAATGAAACCAAATATTTTAAGCAGGGGTGAGCCTGGGACATTTCATGACATTTCTTGACATTTCTTGACATTTTAAACtatttgtgttttgaaagcCCCATTcatgaaacaacattttttactaTCCTGGAttgaaatctttatttaattcacTTCAAACAAGTGAAAgtaggagagaggaagggagattttgtcttttaaaaccTCAAATAAAGCATAATTTTAGTCTCAGGAGGAAACATGAAGCTAAAAGAATCACACATTTGGTTAAAAGCAGCTGACCGATACATGTCCTGCACAAAAGACTAATTGAGTTAAGAGGTATATGTTTTAGAACTATGCAGATATAAACCTGTAACTGCTGTAAATTCACCAACTTGTTTATCTGACTACTTCTTCAAGACATAGGAGTAGCAGGCTTAAATGTgtttaactattttcaacaaATTTACAGGAGTCTAAATGATAAAACCATTTCAGACTCATTAGAATTTACGATGCTGGCTAACATCTATAGTAAACATTGGAAATATAATGAAGCAGTCTTATATTTTGTATGAAATGATCACTGCTGAGCGATGTGTCTGCATCATTAACTAATATAGGATATACTATATCAAATTTGAAAGAGTCAGAAAATAAATATCTAGGTGTTTGGATTGATGAAAACCTCAATTTTAAAGTAAATATCAACAATCTTGCAGACAGACTCAGACAAAAGGTCGGCTATTTCTATAGAAACAGATCTATATTTCCAATGTTTTGTAGGAAGCGGGTTGTGgaggctgtttttatgtcagtcTTGGATTATGGGGACGTAATCTACAGAAATGCACCATCCTCAACCCTCAAACGCCTTGACTCCATTTATAACTCTTATTACAGGTGACCCCTTTAACACACATCGGTGCATTTTTTTACAATAAGGTTGGCTGGCCCTCTCTTCATGAAAGACGGAATATCCATTGGCATCTTTTTATATAAAAAGCTCTCTTCGGAAAATGACGACCATACTTCACTGAACTTCTTCTTGTATGTTCCTCGAGTTCAGTCAGAACTGGGAAtaaactgctttttgtttctctactCCTGACCCCTGGTATAAGTTGCAGCAACGTCTTGAATCAATgcacttttacattttggacAATTTAGAAACATAATTTTGAACCTTTCAACCCGGCTTTGtaactgttttagctaggtttacctgtatatctttattgtatcattttaatcaaTAGTCCCTTCCTATCTTAGTGCattttatagtcaatcccctacacctccttttatttgtattattttattccatcttttaattgtttttatctccATATCATAAATTATCCTATTTAATGACTTTGATACTTTTGATgccttgttgtttgttgtttgttttttaaatgtcactgtaactgACTTGATATCATTGTAAACGAGGTTTGCTACTCAATGATCTCTTAAGTATAATTAAaggttgatgatgatgaatatataaatatactttAATTGCTCCCCATtagggaaattattttgttacagcagcttaaaaCAAGGGATGGGAATAAGACAATGCACTTACAGAATTAAATTAGAATTAtattaaaaggtaaaaaaatatatataaaatataagaaataaatacactgTGTACAAATTCTACTTATGCAAAGAGAAGTTAAGTTAttgcacaaagaaaaagagacaattAAATTATTCATGGACAATGAGTTGGTTTTCCCACCTGTGTCACTTCCTGTCACATGCTCACTGTGAATCTGCTGGAACCCTGGGATTGGTCGAGTGGTCATGTACCAAACAGCGTGGAGCACATCAGTAGCATGGACCCGGTTATGATCTGTGTTTAAACATAAAACCAACTTAGTATACTTCAGAGTGTGCACCAGCAGTCATTCTGAATGTGACATAATAATTCAAATGAGCACAGCCACACAAATCATACATCACACTTCTTGTTAATAAACCATGTGCTTACAGTAGGATTGAATTTATGGTATGAAAATCACCACTCACAGGGAATGTCCCTGTAGCCGCTTTCCAGAGCACAAAAGTATGTCATGAACTCCCTCACGGGGATCTTGAAAATCTCAAACAGACATGTGTCCTGGAAAAGTGTGTACGTCACCTGAGGAAACAAAAGATAAGAGCACCATCACTCACATGGGACAtgagaacattaaaataactctCAAGCACAATACCATGCAGCAGAAAACATCCTTTGCAcaatcaattcaattcaaagttgAGTGTTAATCCCTCTCTGGAGTCTTTGGGgaaatctgctgctgctgaagacCAAATATCATTTGCTGCATTTAAGTCTGCTGACTTTAAAACTTAAAAGGCATAAAAGACCCTTAAGCCTGTGACAACCAGTAAATCCATTTTAAAAGAACAGTTTTTCTAAAGATCTTATCCGGACTAAGCAGGCTGACGGGTGAAACCTGTGTTAGTGGAATTACAGGAGATGATCAGGTGTACTAACATAGCTGAGTATCCTTCCCGTCTTCCCTCCTGTTCTGCCCACCAGGTCAAAGATCTGAAAGTTCCAAGTGTTCATCCTCTCCATGACAGCCTCATGTTCCACCAGCATCGGATCAAGTCTGAACTCCTGCTCACCCTGAACATCATCACAGAATGAACAAGTTGTACTGATTAGCGGCACAGATCACATTTCCATCACATAAAAAACAGAGTCAGGAGTAGACTACcaaaccctctgacctctgattcCTGAGTCTGCTGGGCTGTGCTCTGGCTcttttcctgctcctcctccgcCTGCCCCTGGTTCCCTGTAGCGTCAGATGTCCCGTCACCGGACGTGTCCACCTCAACGCTCTCTTCCCTGATCAGAGGCTCTCCTGTGAAGTCCAGCCCTTcacctgctgcacacacagaggagtgaCAAGTTGTCCATGAGAATATGAGCACACGCACACCTTTATGTAccaattattgtttgtttgtttagctgTGTATTGTCATATTATTTCCACTATTACCATTGTGTTAgcatcaatttttatttttattttattctatcttattttatttttatttcacttttctggatatatctgatcttattttactgattttatttaattgtttattctgtcttatttatgttattttatttctatttcagtTTTATTGTAGTTTTGCTGGTActtatctgatttgattttattgtaatcatgttattttatttttaagaatttCATATTACTATCCTAGAGTTTATCctaagagatttttaatctcaatgtggttttctcctggttaaataaaataaaataaaataaaataaaatactatcCTCTATCTTCCAAAgatcctctatcttgttttagtcttgtatcattttacctattgctattattttctgcctctctggtcttttgtgaagcactttgggctgcatgcttgaatgtatgaaagctgctatataaataaaaatgagttaggttgagtcataTGACCCTCATGtggttttaattttaatttaaacacaaaaaatgatcataaaatgtatttttcattgcattttaaattatcttctttaacCTCAAAGTATTCAAAACAACTCCTGATAGTTAAATGATTGGTATAAAATGTCCATAAACAAAAGTGATCAGTGATTGTATATgacaactgaaaataaaaagctttatCTTCATGCACAAGTCTAGGCTTTCAACAATTTctgtaacaaaaaaaattaagtttacTATTTTTCAGTTGGTATGAAATCAGAATACAAAAAGGAATAGAGAGCGGCTGTCTTCTCATTTCaggccaccagagggcagcatTAACTCCCTAAACTGCCCCTCCATCAAACCCGATCTCTGTGGCACATGACAAGATTTTCTGCAACACTAAAACAAACTTTATAATGTGCATGAACTGAAAGGTGTATGTACCTGAGCGTCTGCGTTGAACCTCACTGGAGAATGGTTGATAAGCGTCCCCTGTGTCACCACCTGAAACTCCCTTGAGCATCTGACAGCCGCAGCTTGAATAGAACAAGAATCAGAGTTAAAACCAACAGCAATGTATTGATTACTTTCtacgaacacaaacacaaacaagagtcTCACCCTGTGCACATAGGGAAGGCGGAGCTACGGAAAGACTGCTGGAAATCAGGTGAGCTGAGAGTGTAGCCCAGAGGCTTGTGCAGGTTCAGGTTGACACTCGGTCTTGTCAGGAAGTCGGCTGTGTCTGGAAACTCTACAGGGGATCGCATGACGAGGGACGATGAGGACCCTGCACTGACTGCGAGGGGACCGTGGATTGGAGAGGTGACCGGGCTGAGGCTTGGAGACGTGCctgaagaagacagaggagggaaggaggttAAGAGTGGCATGAGATTCAGTCGAAACACGAGCTATCAATCAAACATTATTATGATCAAGTCTCACCAGCTCTCCTGGACCCTGCATGGTAAGTGAGAGTGACAGAGGAAGACCTCTGCTTGGGAATGGTGAGCAGGTTTGGGTTGGGCCCGTTAGAGAGACCTGGGCTGAAAGCAGAAAGGACACACATGATGAGGATTTACTCTTCTGAAGCTGCCTCTGTCGGGGTGTTCTGCCTCATCTTGTGGTCAGATCATGACAACATGAGGCGACTCGGTCATCTATCACCTCTttgaaaaaacagaacattatAATGGTCAGATCAAAGACTCTAATTAGCAAATAGGTGATGTTCTACTGCCATCCTGtggagacaaagagacacaacaCCCCGGTTTCACAGCAAGTTTAGTGTTCAGGAAAATGAAAACCTCTGTTACAGACGTGAAAATAGTTCCTacagagaaattaaataaataagtatgaTATAAATATTATAGTCTGTAAACATGCCTCAAGAGGTTTCTGATCATATGTTTTTACTCGGCAAAGAGAGAACAATATGCGCACTCTGCGATCCTCGGGAAAAGATCTGCTATCTGTCACAAAAACTTGTCTGAAACAAGGGGGGGAAGAAGTCTTCAGTCCACAGCTGTAGAAAGATCCGCCTGAGGAAATGAGGTTGGCTGATTCTGTGCTCTTGTTTTAATCTTTACTTATAATTTACTTTAATCTGAGAGttttttctgactttatttGATAAAAAGTGTCTCACACAGGGTcctgtttttatctatttatcattacatttaaattattatattgtttttatgttttcttttaatagtaATGGTACATGCACTAACTGGATGGTCTTTTAAAATTTTCATGATTTCATGACCTCTCCTTTTGATGCATTGTAGAGCACTTTGTAATGTAGATTTTGAAAAgtgttctataaataaagattattattatattattattactacaacATCTGAACCAATCATCCtactttccttttctctgtgGGAGTTCAAACTCACTCAGGGCTCACAGCGACATTTTAATGTCTGCAGATACAAAATTAAAGGAAGTGATGAGATTCAATTACACGTGGTTGGGGAATAAACTTAGTAAAGTTAGTCAGTAGTAGTATATATGTAACATCGTAACATCTGTCTGTAAATTTGAATTTGATGGTTAGATAGATAATGTTTCACTTTTAATATTTCCAGTGTCACACAAATCGTCCTATACAACAAGAAAAATCTGCAAACCAAACCTGCAAGCTGCTGTAAAGGACCTCCTCATCATCAGTCGTGGGGGGGAAGCAGGTtcaattctaactattctgcgtttctgtacataatttattattatttcatcttattttattacttcttctattaatattttgactttcttacatactgtttataagagctctgtaatgacccaATTTCCCtacccaggataaataaagtgtttctgactctgatttctGAAGTTGAGCCTGGGAAACCTGCTTGAGGACTATATAGGGACAACACATGAGGTGTGCAAATGAACCATTACACCAAACCCCCacctaaaattagacacttttTCCTAATTTTTTATGAAACAAATAAGATCTAAGAATGGGAAACATGaggcaactttttaaaaaaaaatttaagctatacttttgggcattttggcctttatttgataggacagcttaagagagacatgaaatgcagggagcagagagtgagggaagacttgcagcaaatggtagaggctgggATTTGAGCCTGTGACCACAACAACGAGgtctacagcctctgtatacaTGTATGAGGCGCacacttaaaccgctaggccaatgacACCCCAACATTAGGCAACTTACAAGTGATATGATTTTATAACTCAAATATATTGCAGCGTGATACAAGTGTGTAGTTTAGATTATTTAGAACCCTCTGAGGTCCAGTCATACCTTGATATCGCTGTGCACATGCTGATCTGTCTGAAGAGGGCCACAGCTTCAGCTCAGTCAAGTTATTTAGATCTTTGCATTAAATGTAACCCCAACATCGGTTCAATCAGACTTAATCTAAACCAAGAGTCCATGATGATACTACATTTGGAGGACTGTGATCAATGCGTGCAGGTACCTGGTCATGTTGAGGTCAGGGTGGGGTCTCTTGCCATTGTTACGTTCCCAGCGTGAAGAGGCGGAGTCAAGAGAAGGGAGCCCAGAGGAGGTGGAGCTCCGTCTGGGCTGAGGCGTGGGGAGGCTGTTCCTGCTGCTCAGACCCTGATGGGAAAAGAAAGTTTCCATGGTGGTTCGGTTTTTTTACACAAACTGAAGGTCCTGTCACACAATCAACCTCAATGCACTGAAATGCTACAAGCCAAGGCCGCAGCGTGCATGACAACAACACAGCATCAAAAACACAATCTGCATTCCAGTCATTCCAGTGCTGTCAGCAAGAAGCTCCAGAAAcgtgttttttttcattggaaTACTTTACCAGGATCACATTTCACATACAATTCAACAGTGTGTGGGACGACTCATCATCAGGCCAGCCAAGTATTAGATTAGTTGAGTTCTGAGCCCCTTTcatacatgcacaaaactcctcaAAAGTTTCTACATGGGCTGGATGCTACGAGCTTTCTTCAGTACTCACAATTTCTAACTAAACTGACCCATCATGCATCTCTTTGTGAGAGTATTAATGAGGCTGTAATGCTTGTACCCACCTTTATGGttttcctctctcccctctctatAGAGTCCTCCACCTCGTCGCAGGGGTAGAAACCCGGGAAGGGGGTGAAGGGGTTGACTCTGGGGCGGCACGAGCCTGAAAACGTCCCCATGAGGCTGGAGACGCTGCGCAGAACGGAGGTGGTGTGCGGCTGCAGAGACGAGTCCATCAGCAGGTCTGACACCAGGTTCCTGGCCTCGTTTATTACAGACAGATCCACGCCGTTGCCTGTCAGAGCACCCtgtcatacatacacacacatcatccAGATTAGACATCACAGCAACAGAGGAAGCAGAGTGAGAGAATTTTAACGTTGGTCATCGCAGGGTAAACTGAGGTCTGGATGTCCAAGGCCTTATTTCAACCAGCTCTCAATGGTCTATATTACGGTTAAGACATCAACATGTCACATTTGTGTTTTGTAATTATATAAAGTTTACTGAAGGGGTGAAAGGAGGATGGGAATGATCACTAAGACGGCATATGATTCCATAAGTTATTTTCCAGTGGTAGTTGAAATCCTGTGCATGCGAAGATGTCACTtcaacatcttttatttttcatccaaAACTCAAAGCACATTATGGGCTGTGTGATGATAGTAAGAAGGTTTGGAGATAACAGAAGTTAAAAGAAGCAGTTTTTGCACTCACTTTCAAAAACACAGTCATTCATCCGAGATCTGTATGACATGCAACTTGAAAATTGCTGTGACTTTGTGGTGAATCTTGTGACAGACACAGATTTCCCATTCACACCTGGTCTAAACATAGACCTTTACACATTGGCTATAAATAGTCTGTGAATAATCGTTCACTTTGACACcagttttcaaagtgttttcagCAGATGTATCTTTTTAAACCAACAGAAAAGTGTTCACTGGACCGTCCTAATGTGCGTATTGAAGTCATGTCTTAACACACTGTTGTGTTAAGACGTGACTGATGCTGCAGTAAACTGTTATATACCAGTGCAGTAATTCACACAGTCTGGAGCATTAAGACAGAGCCTCTCTGTGATCTTACTTTATACCATTTTACAAACTATTAATGTTATGAGTTGTTATAATTTCCAACATGTTTGTCATGTTCTGTGCCTTTTAAACTTAATTACCTGCATATGcaaataaagtattttgtgAGAATAGTTTaaatctcaaacattttttggaAGGCTAGCAAAATCACTTAATTTTGCATATTTACTTGCCACTGAGATGTTAACGCTGAaaattcttttttaaaaattgtgatTTTCGCCTCAATTTTTACAAAAGGCTGTcgcaaaatcaaacattttaggCCGCAACAAtcaaaacaagacatgaaatcctggagggactgtgcAGTAAGggcaagagacagagagataacTCActgattcaaactctgacacaaCTCAGAAGGAGTAAGAAAAATAACCACTAGCTGTTTAATGCATGTAAAGATTCTCTTCTCATGCACTGCTTTCTTTCATGAATCTTGATTTCCCTTCACTGGTTTAACTGACATCAATTCATCCGAGGAGATCAGACATCAATTCATCCGAGGAGATCAGACTGACGACTTCTTTAtcgtcttttaaaaacacatttctatagatgtgcttttacaggagatgtcacctgagcGTGTTTCAATCAAGaggttttttatcattttataatttgatttaatattttaatatttcacatttttgattgtttcatcttttatcttttgtagtttttattcttcgaacattgttttatttccttgtatttgtcttcctcacatatctcttttattgtcttctagtttctttcttatttgtaaagcactttgtaaccatgttttgaaaagtgctatataaataaagaatattattattatttcattttttttataactttatttataatttgttcttatttttgaaCAGGTAAGTACACGTCCAAACACATACATGTACATCCTCAACATCCCCCAAACCACCTGACACCCGATGGTTGTAAAACGAGACAGGAAAACGACaaagtaagtaaaaaaaaaaccatatatatatataataataatgataataaaaattataatgataatgataataataataataatgaaaataacaataataataataataacaataacaacaacaataacaataccaataataataatagtaataaataaatgagaaatgtttttattattattattattattattattattattattattattattattattattattactctctCCTAACTTACTTCCTCTCCCAACTCATCCCTCCCCTGTTGTCTCCatgtccctcctctcctctctggacTCTTACACAAcagataaataacaacaactgcATCACAGTGTGAGAACAATGCACTTACAGCCCGTGGCAGAAGTGGGATTTTATGCTAACTTTAAGGTGAAATCTAAAAATTGAAATCACTAAATTAGGCGTGAAATCCAGTTTTCTAACTGTGTCGCTGCTTTAAATCTCTTCTCACTACATGCTTTAA from Notolabrus celidotus isolate fNotCel1 chromosome 3, fNotCel1.pri, whole genome shotgun sequence carries:
- the pde3b gene encoding cGMP-inhibited 3',5'-cyclic phosphodiesterase B isoform X2; amino-acid sequence: MAAAREEGEVLHSKTRHHHDGAGSVNSSEGFRNGYVKSCVTPLKQDHRRGFLFNVCRFCNEDILNSKLLKVSALYVSAFVILAVSFLISRSLQSDSLWDLRTFLSGFSQSISPLFSIGCAFFFLTFYLRRKKRESSKCWLLSLPASCYLGDFLVLRFLQWGEDQHQMQMVGRLLFVLGCVGLLTLIPTLKLKHSVLILVFASVVWLVSFTSLSGLPALLRPLFACFTGFCGSLLGLCFDRYYPTREAPSGISTTEEKVPVIRPRRRSSCVSLGETSTSYYGSCKMPRRPSLPCISREQMILWDWDLKHWYKPQYQGALTGNGVDLSVINEARNLVSDLLMDSSLQPHTTSVLRSVSSLMGTFSGSCRPRVNPFTPFPGFYPCDEVEDSIERGERKTIKGLSSRNSLPTPQPRRSSTSSGLPSLDSASSRWERNNGKRPHPDLNMTSPGLSNGPNPNLLTIPKQRSSSVTLTYHAGSRRAGTSPSLSPVTSPIHGPLAVSAGSSSSLVMRSPVEFPDTADFLTRPSVNLNLHKPLGYTLSSPDFQQSFRSSAFPMCTGCGCQMLKGVSGGDTGDAYQPFSSEVQRRRSGEGLDFTGEPLIREESVEVDTSGDGTSDATGNQGQAEEEQEKSQSTAQQTQESEGEQEFRLDPMLVEHEAVMERMNTWNFQIFDLVGRTGGKTGRILSYVTYTLFQDTCLFEIFKIPVREFMTYFCALESGYRDIPYHNRVHATDVLHAVWYMTTRPIPGFQQIHSEHVTGSDTDSDSGISPGRISYLSSKSSSISDDSYGCLAWNIPALELMALYVAAAMHDYDHPGRTNAFLVATNAPQAVLYNDRSVLENHHAASAWSLYLSRPEFNFLVNLDHVEFKRFRFLVIEAILATDLKKHFDFLAEFNAKVNDVNSPGIDWTNENDRLLVCQVCIKLADINGPAKVRDLHLKWTEGIVNEFYEQGDEEAQLGLPVSPFMDRSSPQLAKLQESFITHIVGPLCHSYDAAGLLPGHWIKEEGSDEEDDDEGQVDSDDTDEDEDEDDEMDDELAPKRRKKRRRLFCGIMHHLTENHKVWKKIIEEEDKSSKELGKQQQQQQPDSMPASLPTSPSDDIQVIQEEEEGEERQ